The following is a genomic window from Doryrhamphus excisus isolate RoL2022-K1 chromosome 3, RoL_Dexc_1.0, whole genome shotgun sequence.
GATGTATGATGTCACTTTTAATCGAAGATGTACTTAAGGTAATGCACAACGTCATCTTTCTATAAGGCTTTTTAGCAGTTAATAGCCAGCATTGGTTCATATTGATAAAAACATGAAACGTTCAGTAGAATGTGATAAAAAGACAAACTGGGCAACACACTTTGGAGTCCTTAAATATGTTGAACATTATTATGCTGGCCTGGCACCTTTGGTGATTCCTTCCTAATAGCTGTAATGAACATGATGCACAATTGTTGTGAATCTCCAAGACAAGAATTTAAAACAGCGGTAGTCTCGAATGTAGCTCTCATCTAGAGTACTTCTATAGTCTTAAATCCCTATAGTATACTTACCACCTTGAGACTATACGCACATTACAAGAAATTGTATATAGTCATGCTGCTTCACTCACCTAGCCTATGAATATGTTCCACAAAATAgagtatattatataaaatgctTGTTGCTTATTAATACAAAATAGAGAAAGTGGGACATTTATTGGTCTAGTGACAAGAACTGTGTGTAGCCTTGGTATTTTTGACATCACCACCTGAAGTGCATAAGTTCAACATCGTTCCAAATTCCTAATGATGTTATGATGCTAAAGGTCTTTTACGGTATGTTGAAGGCCGAGTACGAATAAAAGTTGTAGAAATCGTGCTCTACGAACTTCAAGGCATAGTGAATAGTTTAAGATgagacagggaaaaaaaaacagtaaatataACATTGCAATTCTTTTGCTTTGGTTTGGCCCAGTTCAAAATGATGAAACTAGCCTTCTTGTCCAAAGTCCTCTGTGAATTTTTTCAGTTTATCCAGATCTTGTTCATTGACAGTTGGCTTGGTGTTGGACAGAGATCTCAGCATGTCAGACTGCAAAGACAGAAGAATTGATACACATCATTTCATCAATGAAAACAGGGTTAAGGCCTCATTACAATTCCTTACCATGCAAACTACAGGTTCCATAAGCTTTTCTCCAGGGACATCCATCCATGTCATTTCAATAGCATTGGGGTCCCCCGGTGAACAAGGAGTCAAGAGGTCATGTACAACCATTTTGGGATCAGATCTCGACGGCCCATTCACCTTTGAAACCACAAGATAACAATGAATCCTAAGCACATAAAGCCTCAAGCTGTGACATAAAATGAAGAACAAACATACCCTTTTAAAGTGAGTGGCTGCCTGGACCTTTCTAACTGGCTGCATTAGAGCGTCTCTTACGATGATACTGACATCTGCGCCTGAGTAGCCGTCTGTTTTCTTGCCCAATGTGATAAAATCAGATTCGGTGAGACTGTTGGGGGTGGAACCCAGGTGGAGCTTGAACATGAAGGAGCGTGCATGCTCTTCCGGCAGTGGAATGTAGATCCTCTTCTCAAATCTGAGGTTGGTGAATGAATGTAGGTGAGTGAATAACACAACAACTTGCAGCAAGTAACAGTCAGTACCTTCTTCTGATGGCAGAGTCTAGGGTCCATGGAATATTTGTTGCCCCGAGCACCAGCACTCCTTCATTATCATTTCCAACACCTAAAAgtacaaaaccaaaaatgataTTGTCACCTGgaattgtatttcatttgaatggtAATATGATAATTATCTTTTAATAAACCTTTCCTTAGGGAAGTCCCACCTTTGCCCATtgagaacacaaaaaaaaacacaaatctaTTTTAGCATATCAGTATGTGGAGTTTACCTTGAATTGTACAAGTCTAACCATATTGTGGTGTTCCTTATTGAACTTTCCTAAGCATGTtccaaaataaaccaaacctATATCATTACCATAGAAATAAAACATGTACATCTTCTCTGACATCAGGTGTGGCCATAAGTTTAAACACTGTTAAGTTTGCATCTAGTTATGCTGCAGCAGCATTTTTCTCCCCATGTGATTCAGTGCTCAGATAGGGCTCCACTGTTAACGTTTCACTTTGGTGGTGAGTTGTGAGGCAAAGTGAAACATTGGCAGACAAGGCAAACGGTatgtttttccaattttttgttgtggtgtaattaaaaaaaaaacaaggataaAATGAGTGTCCTGCAAAAATGATATTACAAGGTGCATGCAAGATAGTAGCTGATAGGGGTGTCAAGCTCTTgcgagattaaaatgtgacaatattTCTTTGTTTAGAGAAAAGCTGTCTTGCAAGAGCAGGGCAGCCAGACGAatgtgaatgataatacagttgtcccttgcaTTGTGGTTATTTCAAAATTAATTAACGGCCATTGTTTTGTGATTGACTGCAGACTATTattagtgaaaaaaatattgaaaggtAAGTTATATGTCaatgacgataagcggcatagaggaTGACTGGTCGGATGTTATTGTTATGTCGTATTCTGGTCACTCGGTGTCATTAACGTTACATTgctgagacatgacattatattacattaccttcacgCTGCTTAGAGTCAttcatggcatgtccaacatgacagagtaaaaagaataaagttatcctctcattccgtgtggaagtggtaaatgtttGGCTTCTTACTATGTCCTCcttccccactccgtttgaatCACTTTAACTTTTGAATACAtgaattggaggctaactaggtAGTTcagtagcatgctatgtttaaagcaGTGACTGTCTCTTGTATCCCTGCAGCAATCTTGTAGCCTgtgcattattatttcatgtctacgatGCTCCAaggtaaaaatcatatttagaaggtcaaacaggttttctatgcactaactacaaaaatattcaatttattaatattgactccTTTATGCAAATTGACTCATCACTGTCAGGTATGGAACAAATTAACGGCGATAAATAAGGGAAAACGGTAcacgtaatatggaagtggtAGTGCGCGAGGTCGGATTGGATCTACACATTAAAGTGCTTTACGCTCACTTTAGCTTTGCAATCCAAACCTACTTTGATGTGTGACTTAGAGATAAATAtagtatatggtgttggaattgtactgctgttgatgtgttcaggtcagaatgaagttataaaacAGTGCAGACTGTGGCTGAGTGGGGAACCTTCACTGTGTTCCGAAGCATGGTGGAGAACTCTGTCTGCCATCATACTTGCTCTGGTGCGCATGCATTAATTACACTTTAAAATGTAACATAATTAATGAGATAAATGAGTTACCACCATTAtcgtgttcttttttttgtttcaatttgtgggaaaaatcATCATGCTTAGGTCATGCATGCAGAGTTGGAATACATTTCAAATTGTACTTTGTTTTGTGACTGAGTTTTATAAACTATTGGTCCAGTCctctattttgtcattttagtttTCTAAAAGTGTACACTGATGTGCACCAACTTTTTGTTTCGCTTTTTAAATGGGATACGTAAACATGTCTATACCGACCAAGAcctattatttaattattttcacaAACTACAGAACTTTTGGGTGATTCACTGTAGCCTTACTTTAACAGTTGGTCCTCACAATAAATGTCGGTCCACAAGGAATGCACAGACCAATCGCATGCATTCTAACACCTCCCCCCGGTAGCGATTCGGCCAATCCCACTGTTTATTCAGAGCACCAGTAAGCGCCCGTTGGTGTTTTAAATTTTGCAGCCATCAGACAGACCTTGCATCTGCACCAGAAACTCTGTCTTGATACGACGCGCTGCCTCGCTCTCATTCTCACTTCTGGAGCCACACAGAGAGTCAATCTCGTCAATGAAGATGATGGAAGGCTTGTGTTCCCTCGCCAGGGCGAACAGATTCTTGACCAACCTGGAATGCAGAAACAAGGCTTTCATGAATTCAACTTACCACTGGAAGTATGCTGCAGCTTAAAACAGTTTCATATTTCACTGTCATAGCCTTTGAGGTTTGTTAGTAAAATGCAACTCACTTTTCGCTCTCTCCCAACCATTTGGACACGAGATCAGCCGAGGAGACAGACAGGAAGGTTGAATTGTTTGCTTCTGTGGCGACAGCTTTAGCCAAATAGGACTTTCCTGTTCCTGGTGGTCCAAAGAGTAGGATCCCTCTCCATGGAGTTCTCTTTCCTGTCAATGAACCGAACTAGTTGTTTCATTTGAACTTGAGACCAATTAGTGATTTAGTTCCATGCCATGGTATACCTGTAAATAGGTGAGGGAATTTGATTGGAAGGATCACAGCTTCTTTCAGGGCCTCCTTGGCCCCTTCTAATCCCGCAACATCATCCCACTTGATGTTTGGCTTCTCCATTACAATAGCACCTGGTTAAAAGCATTACTATTACATCACTGACACATTTGATTAATACAGACACTCACTAGACACAACAACAGGCTCAGATACGCAATAAGGtcatgtatataaaaaaaaagctatatatatatatatatatatataacatgatGAATCACTTAATAACACAGTGCTGCAACTTTCCTAAATGTGGCTTATATCAAGTCATTCTGGTGGCAGTGATGAATATTATCTGACGGGAGGACTGACCGCCATAATAATAGGTCTGTGATGTTGTGGAGCATTTTGAGTCATTCTGGTTTTAATAATGGCCAGGAGATTGACTGTACCACAGATTGGGTACACATACCTATGCTCGTGCATGAGAACCAACTCGTTGGCTCCCCTATGAGCATTTAAGTTGGACTTTCCAATCAAAAATGAGCATTACCATCTGTGTTAATGCAGGATTTTTGATACAGCTTCTGTTACTGCATCCCATTTCGTTGTGCAATGGGTGTAGTATTACAACATTGAAGGTTTATTGCAAAAAAGCATGTGTATTACTCAAacaatatatgttttatattgtcCCCTACCACTTAAGGTATACCAGTGTTGCAGAGTGCGATTCACAAACCTGACAATTGATtctgcattttctttttctctggATCATCACCGTCATCGCTTTCATTCCTGAGCAATGCAAACAGAATTAAATAGATTGAAGAAACGTGTGCCTGACCTGACAGGACCATGCCCCACCCTCAAACGCACCCTTTGTCATCAGATTGTGACTCTTTGACGGGTTTAGCGGGAGCCTTCTCTTTTTTCTTGAGATACTCTTTCAGCTTCTCTGCCCTGTCCAAATATTCGGCACATTTGGCTCGAATGCTCTGTTTCGCTTTGTCACCTTGTGCTTCGTCTGCATAGGGAATCAATTCAGAAGTTACTTTTCGCCGTCGATGTGCATGAAATACAAATTTTCAGACTTGCATTTAACCACATGGAGGAAGTACTGGACAGCGGCTTGGTACATTCGCAGGGCCTCCTCATAGTTCTGGGCTTTATCCTCTTGAGCCGCCTTGCTGGCGAGATCGATGGCTTTCTACAGACACAAATCACAGTCAAACATGTCAGATGAAGTCACATATAAACTAGGGTGAGTGACACTTTCAAGACCAATTTGAATGTTTAAGTTGAAAGTGCAAATTTAACACTAACAGCAAGGTAATGTTGTCAGAAATGTtgattgtaaataaatgaaatgtaaattgTTACGTTACGATCTTATGCAATCAGAGGGGTCGCTCTGTGACGGTTCTGCGTGACGACACCACGGTAGGAGTGCCACCCAGCACCTGACACACTGTGCACTTTCCACTTCTTATTGGCTACATTTGGCTTAGAGTGTTAATAACATTTTCTCATTTGATATTGGGAATTACTTAAAACAAGTTTACTTTGCCGTGTTTTGGCTAGAGTCACCTCATAGCACCGCAGAAACAACATGCTAGTATCATTAGCCGTCGCTGTCAACAAAAGCTCACGCTAATATAACACGACGGAGGGTATGACGCTGTAAAATATTAGTCTTCATCTTATATATGGACGAAAAAGATGTGTAGAAACatattttaagatattttaaaGACTTTCCGAACTACTGTCCAAGTTAGCTACGACTAAGCGAGCTAAAGAGGCTAATTAGCAGCTAATGCTGCGTTCCTTCTTTCGATAAGCACGCAAGTACCACCCtgatttaaataaatatcacaatCAAAAAGACAACAGATGATTCGGTGAGTGTTGTAAAATAATACTGTTGTGTTTTCTGTCCCGAAATGTTGAACCAGCTTCGGGGTTGGTCCTCCACTTACCTGTAAATTATTGTTGGCCGCCATGAGGGCTGATCACTTGTCCGCTCCCCCCAAAAACGATAGAATCACTTTATAAACTACCTTTTAAAAAACGAGATATCAACTAAAGTCGTCAACAGATAAATCGAATTGTTCTGTGACTTGTTTTCGTTCCTGTAGTCGACTTTCTTTCCAGGACGGAACTTCCGCATTGAAAAGCGTCTCCTTGCGCACAGGGAATGTGGTGACGTCACGACGTAGCCTCTCTTCAATTTACGTCACTGGACTTGTTTTTAAACGGCTACAAACCCCAATCTGACTCTTATGCCACTTATTTTATGGCCTGCTCATGATCAATTTCTGTACAGTGTTGTGTGACATTTCAATGTAGAAATCCACACTTATACATACTTAATCACCATCAAGTTATGTCCACATTTGCACAAGAACTAGAACTGTATCAACCTCTTTATAGACTAGGTACTCCTGTAGTTCTTCCGCTCGGTCCAGGTACTCCTTACATTTGTCTCTGATTTTCTGATTGCCATCTTTACCCTGGGGCTCACCTGGAGAAAAGAATGACATAGCATTCATTGGAATTTATCAGTGTGATCCATTTGTCTCTGTCGGAATGTTGTCCTCTAATTTAGTCATACAGTATTTCAAAGCAATTTCCCCATaggaaacaataaaaataaattaatctgTCCCAGCTttaaactgtcaccatcataaaaGGTAACATTTGAACATTCTTATCTGTCAAAGTGTAAAAATGCACAATGCATTTGTCATATTgtgctgagcagccaggacagtgAACAACAAAGATGTACAACAAACTCATAATTTATTGAGACAGTTTTTGAGATGCATGTCCATGCACAGTGACTCACgatttaaaatgtgtaaaaagtaCTTGACAGCGTGTTTGTAAGAGCGAATGGCCTCCTCATAGTTGCCGGCCTGGTCTTCCTGTGCTGCCTTCTGTGCCACCGCTATAGCTTTCTGAAAAACAACATGTTTGCACGACATGTAACACACTGATGGCTGGTTAAAATCACACATTTATCTGTATAAGGGACAAAAGGTATGACATAGAAAAcagtaaacaaaataataaactttAAATTAGTAGCTCTTGTATTGAAACCATTATATTGTAATAAACCTATTAAGtcatatattatagtataattaattaatctatttgGGCCAAATGCAATTTGACTTGGACAATCATCATGAAAATGACAACAGTAAAgttgaataattattttatagcGTATTAAtgcaataattaaattaatattgtcATACTAATTGCAAATATGAGTGAATTTCATgtagaaattaattttaaaaaatgtattttactgaacataaacaaataaacaagggattttACAGAGATACTCTTGCTTGCAATAACTATGACCAAGACTACAAAAATGCTTGGGATACAGATTTCCCTTACTGCCAACAAACTGGAGATACTTTATTGTGCATTGTTACTATTACTAAGCTGGTTCATTCATACAATGATAGTGTTTACTCACATTGTATTCAggaacatatatattatatacatatgtatacatacatacatatatatatatatatatatacatatatatatttattatatgtaatcATATTATTTATCCTCCACAGTGCAGATTCACCTATATTTACAGTGCATAAAAACAACTGCTGCCAACATTAGCTACAACGAAATAATGGCGACTAGGCTGTAATTGTTTAATGAGTGAAAGCATGAGAATGTACGAGTCAACACGGAATGTCATTATTTAAAAGGGACCTTTTGGTCCTTGACACAACAACATGGTTATTTGTATAGATTTAACTAGTAAATGTGAgaatacgtatatgtatgttaCAGGAAGACATTTGctataaatttgttttttttaaagttcccTCCACTTCCGCTATGACTgcacagaataaagtcaaacactGAAAGTTCCTCCTACCTGTAGATTGGTGGGCTCCATGTTGGAGTCTAGTAGGACCCGAAATAAAACAGATTCAAACCCTGCCCGTCGCCACTGTCAAGCAGCACGACGTAAGTTCCTGGTTGAGTATGACACAAACGTCCCAGGCTGGAAAACATGGCAGTGAGTGAGTCACTAATTGTTGTCCTGCAAGTTCCACCACAAGATTCACACCACACTGtttgattattgttattttacaattatGACACAAAACGCAACACTCGGTAAAAGAAA
Proteins encoded in this region:
- the vps4b gene encoding vacuolar protein sorting-associated protein 4B isoform X1; this translates as MEPTNLQKAIAVAQKAAQEDQAGNYEEAIRSYKHAVKYFLHILNREPQGKDGNQKIRDKCKEYLDRAEELQEYLVYKEKAIDLASKAAQEDKAQNYEEALRMYQAAVQYFLHVVKYEAQGDKAKQSIRAKCAEYLDRAEKLKEYLKKKEKAPAKPVKESQSDDKGNESDDGDDPEKKKMQNQLSGAIVMEKPNIKWDDVAGLEGAKEALKEAVILPIKFPHLFTGKRTPWRGILLFGPPGTGKSYLAKAVATEANNSTFLSVSSADLVSKWLGESEKLVKNLFALAREHKPSIIFIDEIDSLCGSRSENESEAARRIKTEFLVQMQGVGNDNEGVLVLGATNIPWTLDSAIRRRFEKRIYIPLPEEHARSFMFKLHLGSTPNSLTESDFITLGKKTDGYSGADVSIIVRDALMQPVRKVQAATHFKRVNGPSRSDPKMVVHDLLTPCSPGDPNAIEMTWMDVPGEKLMEPVVCMSDMLRSLSNTKPTVNEQDLDKLKKFTEDFGQEG
- the vps4b gene encoding vacuolar protein sorting-associated protein 4B isoform X2: MAANNNLQKAIDLASKAAQEDKAQNYEEALRMYQAAVQYFLHVVKYEAQGDKAKQSIRAKCAEYLDRAEKLKEYLKKKEKAPAKPVKESQSDDKGNESDDGDDPEKKKMQNQLSGAIVMEKPNIKWDDVAGLEGAKEALKEAVILPIKFPHLFTGKRTPWRGILLFGPPGTGKSYLAKAVATEANNSTFLSVSSADLVSKWLGESEKLVKNLFALAREHKPSIIFIDEIDSLCGSRSENESEAARRIKTEFLVQMQGVGNDNEGVLVLGATNIPWTLDSAIRRRFEKRIYIPLPEEHARSFMFKLHLGSTPNSLTESDFITLGKKTDGYSGADVSIIVRDALMQPVRKVQAATHFKRVNGPSRSDPKMVVHDLLTPCSPGDPNAIEMTWMDVPGEKLMEPVVCMSDMLRSLSNTKPTVNEQDLDKLKKFTEDFGQEG